In the genome of Drosophila yakuba strain Tai18E2 chromosome 3R, Prin_Dyak_Tai18E2_2.1, whole genome shotgun sequence, one region contains:
- the LOC26534581 gene encoding nocturnin isoform X3: protein MKLISTLVYLLVAFYKFAKKLFKVKMGKFYTSQRHSHSLFIFSIILRKILYRKPDALMGSFNSAPKINNVDSQDDGLVLPAGLSTSALLQHVQQLRGGDIEQPALLTRGFLKPLLRDEDIADGLRCLQLNSVSRVCSAPVEGDDIRLLQWNILSQTLGQHNDGFVRCPEEALTWEHRKYLIVQEILQNQPDVICLQEVDHFKFLQTVLGSQNYAGIFFPKPDSPCLYIEQNNGPDGCAIFYKRDKLQLQGYDTRILEVWRVQSNQVAIAARLRMRSSGREFCVATTHLKARHGALLAKLRNEQGRDLIRFVKQFAGDTPLLLCGDFNAEPVEPIYATILGCDLLRLGSAYADVKLEREEVLHPSEDVVEFVSKSMKREPPYTTWKIREEGEECHTIDYVFYTPDRLKIKNCLDFPVGEQIGKNRTPSFQYPSDHFSLVCDFELLPPTENGKESGSGSGSDAENETEVEGSKHGSIQ from the exons CAAagtgaaaatgggaaaattttATACGAGTCAGCGTCATAGTCATAGTCTATTCATTTTCAGCATAATACTGAGAAAAATTCTATATAGAAAACCCGATGCTTT AATGGGCTCATTTAACTCGGCTCCAAAGATCAACAATGTGGACTCCCAGGACGATGGCCTGGTACTGCCCGCCGGTCTGAGCACCTCGGCTCTCCTCCAGCACGTCCAGCAATTGAGGGGCGGTGACATCGAGCAGCCAGCGCTGCTCACCCGCGGCTTCCTGAAACCGCTCCTGAGGGACGAGGATATCGCCGACGGACTGCGATGCCTGCAGTTGAACTCCGTATCGAGGG tttgcagtgcGCCAGTTGAGGGCGACGACATTCGATTGCTGCAGTGGAACATCCTATCACAAA CTCTCGGCCAGCACAACGATGGCTTTGTGCGCTGTCCCGAGGAGGCTCTCACCTGGGAGCACCGCAAGTACCTGATTGTCCAGGAGATCCTGCAGAACCAGCCCGATGTGATTTGTCTGCAA GAAGTAGACCACTTCAAGTTCCTGCAGACAGTGTTGGGTAGCCAGAATTACGCAGGCATATTCTTCCCGAAGCCGGATTCGCCATGTCTGTACATCGAGCAGAACAATGGACCCGATGGCTGTGCCATCTTCTATAAGAGGGACAAACTGCAGCTTCAGGGCTACGATACGAGGATCCTGGAGGTGTGGCGAGTGCAGAGCAACCAAGTGGCCATCGCGGCCCGGCTGCGAATGCGTTCCAGTGGTCGGGAATTCTGTgtggccaccacccacttgAAGGCCCGCCATGGCgcccttttggccaaattgcgCAACGAACAGGGCCGCGATCTCATCAGGTTTGTGAAGCAGTTTGCCGGCGACAcgccgctgctgctctgcGGCGATTTCAATGCCGAACCGGTGGAGCCCATCTATGCCACGATCTTGGGATGTGATCTCCTCCGCTTGGGCAGTGCCTATGCCGACGTGAAGCTAGAGCGCGAGGAGGTACTGCATCCCAGCGAGGATGTTGTTGAGTTCGTCTCGAAATCGATGAAACGAGAGCCACCCTACACCACCTGGAAGATTCGCGAAGAAGGCGAGGAGTGTCACACCATCGACTACGTTTTTTACACACCCGATCGCCTCAAG ATCAAAAACTGTCTAGACTTCCCGGTCGGAGAGCAAATTGGCAAGAACCGCACACCCAGCTTCCAGTATCCATCGGATCACTTTTCCCTGGTGTGCGACTTTGAGCTGTTGCCTCCGACGGAAAACGGAAAGGAaagcggaagcggaagtggGAGCGATGCTGAAAACGAAACGGAAGTGGAGGGCAGCAAGCATGGATCCATTCAATAG
- the LOC6536601 gene encoding translationally-controlled tumor protein homolog, with protein sequence MKIYKDIITGDEMFADTYKMKLVDEVIYEVYGKLITRQGDDIKLEGANASAEEADEGTDITSESGVDVVLNHRLQECFAFGDKKSYTLYLKDYMKKVLAKLEEKSPDQVDVFKTNMNKAMKDILGRFKELQFFTGESMDCDGMVALVEYRKINGDSVPVLMFFKHGLDEEKC encoded by the coding sequence ATGAAGATCTACAAGGATATCATCACCGGGGACGAGATGTTCGCCGATACCTACAAGATGAAGCTGGTGGACGAAGTGATCTACGAGGTGTACGGCAAGCTGATCACCCGCCAAGGTGACGATATCAAGCTGGAGGGCGCCAATGCCTCCGCCGAGGAGGCCGACGAGGGTACCGACATCACCTCAGAGTCGGGCGTGGATGTTGTGCTTAACCACCGACTGCAGGAGTGCTTCGCCTTCGGCGACAAGAAGTCCTACACCCTCTACCTGAAGGACTACATGAAGAAGGTGCTGGCCAAGCTGGAGGAGAAGTCGCCCGACCAGGTCGACGTCTTTAAGACCAACATGAACAAGGCCATGAAGGACATCCTCGGCCGCTTCAAGGAGCTGCAGTTCTTCACCGGCGAATCCATGGACTGCGACGGCATGGTGGCCCTGGTGGAATACCGCAAAATCAACGGCGACAGCGTTCCCGTGCTCATGTTCTTCAAGCACGGTCTCGATGAGGAGAAATGCTAG
- the LOC26534581 gene encoding nocturnin isoform X6 — protein sequence MKLISTLVYLLVAFYKFAKKLLMGSFNSAPKINNVDSQDDGLVLPAGLSTSALLQHVQQLRGGDIEQPALLTRGFLKPLLRDEDIADGLRCLQLNSVSRVCSAPVEGDDIRLLQWNILSQTLGQHNDGFVRCPEEALTWEHRKYLIVQEILQNQPDVICLQEVDHFKFLQTVLGSQNYAGIFFPKPDSPCLYIEQNNGPDGCAIFYKRDKLQLQGYDTRILEVWRVQSNQVAIAARLRMRSSGREFCVATTHLKARHGALLAKLRNEQGRDLIRFVKQFAGDTPLLLCGDFNAEPVEPIYATILGCDLLRLGSAYADVKLEREEVLHPSEDVVEFVSKSMKREPPYTTWKIREEGEECHTIDYVFYTPDRLKIKNCLDFPVGEQIGKNRTPSFQYPSDHFSLVCDFELLPPTENGKESGSGSGSDAENETEVEGSKHGSIQ from the exons AATGGGCTCATTTAACTCGGCTCCAAAGATCAACAATGTGGACTCCCAGGACGATGGCCTGGTACTGCCCGCCGGTCTGAGCACCTCGGCTCTCCTCCAGCACGTCCAGCAATTGAGGGGCGGTGACATCGAGCAGCCAGCGCTGCTCACCCGCGGCTTCCTGAAACCGCTCCTGAGGGACGAGGATATCGCCGACGGACTGCGATGCCTGCAGTTGAACTCCGTATCGAGGG tttgcagtgcGCCAGTTGAGGGCGACGACATTCGATTGCTGCAGTGGAACATCCTATCACAAA CTCTCGGCCAGCACAACGATGGCTTTGTGCGCTGTCCCGAGGAGGCTCTCACCTGGGAGCACCGCAAGTACCTGATTGTCCAGGAGATCCTGCAGAACCAGCCCGATGTGATTTGTCTGCAA GAAGTAGACCACTTCAAGTTCCTGCAGACAGTGTTGGGTAGCCAGAATTACGCAGGCATATTCTTCCCGAAGCCGGATTCGCCATGTCTGTACATCGAGCAGAACAATGGACCCGATGGCTGTGCCATCTTCTATAAGAGGGACAAACTGCAGCTTCAGGGCTACGATACGAGGATCCTGGAGGTGTGGCGAGTGCAGAGCAACCAAGTGGCCATCGCGGCCCGGCTGCGAATGCGTTCCAGTGGTCGGGAATTCTGTgtggccaccacccacttgAAGGCCCGCCATGGCgcccttttggccaaattgcgCAACGAACAGGGCCGCGATCTCATCAGGTTTGTGAAGCAGTTTGCCGGCGACAcgccgctgctgctctgcGGCGATTTCAATGCCGAACCGGTGGAGCCCATCTATGCCACGATCTTGGGATGTGATCTCCTCCGCTTGGGCAGTGCCTATGCCGACGTGAAGCTAGAGCGCGAGGAGGTACTGCATCCCAGCGAGGATGTTGTTGAGTTCGTCTCGAAATCGATGAAACGAGAGCCACCCTACACCACCTGGAAGATTCGCGAAGAAGGCGAGGAGTGTCACACCATCGACTACGTTTTTTACACACCCGATCGCCTCAAG ATCAAAAACTGTCTAGACTTCCCGGTCGGAGAGCAAATTGGCAAGAACCGCACACCCAGCTTCCAGTATCCATCGGATCACTTTTCCCTGGTGTGCGACTTTGAGCTGTTGCCTCCGACGGAAAACGGAAAGGAaagcggaagcggaagtggGAGCGATGCTGAAAACGAAACGGAAGTGGAGGGCAGCAAGCATGGATCCATTCAATAG
- the LOC26534581 gene encoding nocturnin isoform X5 yields the protein MEFLMKTSRLIVTSKTFARRVAVPIPRMGSFNSAPKINNVDSQDDGLVLPAGLSTSALLQHVQQLRGGDIEQPALLTRGFLKPLLRDEDIADGLRCLQLNSVSRVCSAPVEGDDIRLLQWNILSQTLGQHNDGFVRCPEEALTWEHRKYLIVQEILQNQPDVICLQEVDHFKFLQTVLGSQNYAGIFFPKPDSPCLYIEQNNGPDGCAIFYKRDKLQLQGYDTRILEVWRVQSNQVAIAARLRMRSSGREFCVATTHLKARHGALLAKLRNEQGRDLIRFVKQFAGDTPLLLCGDFNAEPVEPIYATILGCDLLRLGSAYADVKLEREEVLHPSEDVVEFVSKSMKREPPYTTWKIREEGEECHTIDYVFYTPDRLKIKNCLDFPVGEQIGKNRTPSFQYPSDHFSLVCDFELLPPTENGKESGSGSGSDAENETEVEGSKHGSIQ from the exons ATGGAGTTTCTAATGAAAACGTCGCGTTTGATCGTCACATCGAAGACGTTCGCAAGACGTGTGGCCGTTCCGATTCCCAG AATGGGCTCATTTAACTCGGCTCCAAAGATCAACAATGTGGACTCCCAGGACGATGGCCTGGTACTGCCCGCCGGTCTGAGCACCTCGGCTCTCCTCCAGCACGTCCAGCAATTGAGGGGCGGTGACATCGAGCAGCCAGCGCTGCTCACCCGCGGCTTCCTGAAACCGCTCCTGAGGGACGAGGATATCGCCGACGGACTGCGATGCCTGCAGTTGAACTCCGTATCGAGGG tttgcagtgcGCCAGTTGAGGGCGACGACATTCGATTGCTGCAGTGGAACATCCTATCACAAA CTCTCGGCCAGCACAACGATGGCTTTGTGCGCTGTCCCGAGGAGGCTCTCACCTGGGAGCACCGCAAGTACCTGATTGTCCAGGAGATCCTGCAGAACCAGCCCGATGTGATTTGTCTGCAA GAAGTAGACCACTTCAAGTTCCTGCAGACAGTGTTGGGTAGCCAGAATTACGCAGGCATATTCTTCCCGAAGCCGGATTCGCCATGTCTGTACATCGAGCAGAACAATGGACCCGATGGCTGTGCCATCTTCTATAAGAGGGACAAACTGCAGCTTCAGGGCTACGATACGAGGATCCTGGAGGTGTGGCGAGTGCAGAGCAACCAAGTGGCCATCGCGGCCCGGCTGCGAATGCGTTCCAGTGGTCGGGAATTCTGTgtggccaccacccacttgAAGGCCCGCCATGGCgcccttttggccaaattgcgCAACGAACAGGGCCGCGATCTCATCAGGTTTGTGAAGCAGTTTGCCGGCGACAcgccgctgctgctctgcGGCGATTTCAATGCCGAACCGGTGGAGCCCATCTATGCCACGATCTTGGGATGTGATCTCCTCCGCTTGGGCAGTGCCTATGCCGACGTGAAGCTAGAGCGCGAGGAGGTACTGCATCCCAGCGAGGATGTTGTTGAGTTCGTCTCGAAATCGATGAAACGAGAGCCACCCTACACCACCTGGAAGATTCGCGAAGAAGGCGAGGAGTGTCACACCATCGACTACGTTTTTTACACACCCGATCGCCTCAAG ATCAAAAACTGTCTAGACTTCCCGGTCGGAGAGCAAATTGGCAAGAACCGCACACCCAGCTTCCAGTATCCATCGGATCACTTTTCCCTGGTGTGCGACTTTGAGCTGTTGCCTCCGACGGAAAACGGAAAGGAaagcggaagcggaagtggGAGCGATGCTGAAAACGAAACGGAAGTGGAGGGCAGCAAGCATGGATCCATTCAATAG
- the LOC26534581 gene encoding nocturnin isoform X2, with amino-acid sequence MEFLMKTSRLIVTSKTFARRVAVPIPSKVKMGKFYTSQRHSHSLFIFSIILRKILYRKPDALMGSFNSAPKINNVDSQDDGLVLPAGLSTSALLQHVQQLRGGDIEQPALLTRGFLKPLLRDEDIADGLRCLQLNSVSRVCSAPVEGDDIRLLQWNILSQTLGQHNDGFVRCPEEALTWEHRKYLIVQEILQNQPDVICLQEVDHFKFLQTVLGSQNYAGIFFPKPDSPCLYIEQNNGPDGCAIFYKRDKLQLQGYDTRILEVWRVQSNQVAIAARLRMRSSGREFCVATTHLKARHGALLAKLRNEQGRDLIRFVKQFAGDTPLLLCGDFNAEPVEPIYATILGCDLLRLGSAYADVKLEREEVLHPSEDVVEFVSKSMKREPPYTTWKIREEGEECHTIDYVFYTPDRLKIKNCLDFPVGEQIGKNRTPSFQYPSDHFSLVCDFELLPPTENGKESGSGSGSDAENETEVEGSKHGSIQ; translated from the exons ATGGAGTTTCTAATGAAAACGTCGCGTTTGATCGTCACATCGAAGACGTTCGCAAGACGTGTGGCCGTTCCGATTCCCAG CAAagtgaaaatgggaaaattttATACGAGTCAGCGTCATAGTCATAGTCTATTCATTTTCAGCATAATACTGAGAAAAATTCTATATAGAAAACCCGATGCTTT AATGGGCTCATTTAACTCGGCTCCAAAGATCAACAATGTGGACTCCCAGGACGATGGCCTGGTACTGCCCGCCGGTCTGAGCACCTCGGCTCTCCTCCAGCACGTCCAGCAATTGAGGGGCGGTGACATCGAGCAGCCAGCGCTGCTCACCCGCGGCTTCCTGAAACCGCTCCTGAGGGACGAGGATATCGCCGACGGACTGCGATGCCTGCAGTTGAACTCCGTATCGAGGG tttgcagtgcGCCAGTTGAGGGCGACGACATTCGATTGCTGCAGTGGAACATCCTATCACAAA CTCTCGGCCAGCACAACGATGGCTTTGTGCGCTGTCCCGAGGAGGCTCTCACCTGGGAGCACCGCAAGTACCTGATTGTCCAGGAGATCCTGCAGAACCAGCCCGATGTGATTTGTCTGCAA GAAGTAGACCACTTCAAGTTCCTGCAGACAGTGTTGGGTAGCCAGAATTACGCAGGCATATTCTTCCCGAAGCCGGATTCGCCATGTCTGTACATCGAGCAGAACAATGGACCCGATGGCTGTGCCATCTTCTATAAGAGGGACAAACTGCAGCTTCAGGGCTACGATACGAGGATCCTGGAGGTGTGGCGAGTGCAGAGCAACCAAGTGGCCATCGCGGCCCGGCTGCGAATGCGTTCCAGTGGTCGGGAATTCTGTgtggccaccacccacttgAAGGCCCGCCATGGCgcccttttggccaaattgcgCAACGAACAGGGCCGCGATCTCATCAGGTTTGTGAAGCAGTTTGCCGGCGACAcgccgctgctgctctgcGGCGATTTCAATGCCGAACCGGTGGAGCCCATCTATGCCACGATCTTGGGATGTGATCTCCTCCGCTTGGGCAGTGCCTATGCCGACGTGAAGCTAGAGCGCGAGGAGGTACTGCATCCCAGCGAGGATGTTGTTGAGTTCGTCTCGAAATCGATGAAACGAGAGCCACCCTACACCACCTGGAAGATTCGCGAAGAAGGCGAGGAGTGTCACACCATCGACTACGTTTTTTACACACCCGATCGCCTCAAG ATCAAAAACTGTCTAGACTTCCCGGTCGGAGAGCAAATTGGCAAGAACCGCACACCCAGCTTCCAGTATCCATCGGATCACTTTTCCCTGGTGTGCGACTTTGAGCTGTTGCCTCCGACGGAAAACGGAAAGGAaagcggaagcggaagtggGAGCGATGCTGAAAACGAAACGGAAGTGGAGGGCAGCAAGCATGGATCCATTCAATAG
- the LOC26534581 gene encoding nocturnin isoform X4 yields the protein MEPTVPIKRANKAPCKNDRKAYLQKVMLTRMGSFNSAPKINNVDSQDDGLVLPAGLSTSALLQHVQQLRGGDIEQPALLTRGFLKPLLRDEDIADGLRCLQLNSVSRVCSAPVEGDDIRLLQWNILSQTLGQHNDGFVRCPEEALTWEHRKYLIVQEILQNQPDVICLQEVDHFKFLQTVLGSQNYAGIFFPKPDSPCLYIEQNNGPDGCAIFYKRDKLQLQGYDTRILEVWRVQSNQVAIAARLRMRSSGREFCVATTHLKARHGALLAKLRNEQGRDLIRFVKQFAGDTPLLLCGDFNAEPVEPIYATILGCDLLRLGSAYADVKLEREEVLHPSEDVVEFVSKSMKREPPYTTWKIREEGEECHTIDYVFYTPDRLKIKNCLDFPVGEQIGKNRTPSFQYPSDHFSLVCDFELLPPTENGKESGSGSGSDAENETEVEGSKHGSIQ from the exons ATGGAGCCAACAGTACCCATTAAGCGAGCCAACAAGGCGCCCTGCAAAAACGATCGCAAGGCCTATCTGCAAAAAGTGATGCTGACCAG AATGGGCTCATTTAACTCGGCTCCAAAGATCAACAATGTGGACTCCCAGGACGATGGCCTGGTACTGCCCGCCGGTCTGAGCACCTCGGCTCTCCTCCAGCACGTCCAGCAATTGAGGGGCGGTGACATCGAGCAGCCAGCGCTGCTCACCCGCGGCTTCCTGAAACCGCTCCTGAGGGACGAGGATATCGCCGACGGACTGCGATGCCTGCAGTTGAACTCCGTATCGAGGG tttgcagtgcGCCAGTTGAGGGCGACGACATTCGATTGCTGCAGTGGAACATCCTATCACAAA CTCTCGGCCAGCACAACGATGGCTTTGTGCGCTGTCCCGAGGAGGCTCTCACCTGGGAGCACCGCAAGTACCTGATTGTCCAGGAGATCCTGCAGAACCAGCCCGATGTGATTTGTCTGCAA GAAGTAGACCACTTCAAGTTCCTGCAGACAGTGTTGGGTAGCCAGAATTACGCAGGCATATTCTTCCCGAAGCCGGATTCGCCATGTCTGTACATCGAGCAGAACAATGGACCCGATGGCTGTGCCATCTTCTATAAGAGGGACAAACTGCAGCTTCAGGGCTACGATACGAGGATCCTGGAGGTGTGGCGAGTGCAGAGCAACCAAGTGGCCATCGCGGCCCGGCTGCGAATGCGTTCCAGTGGTCGGGAATTCTGTgtggccaccacccacttgAAGGCCCGCCATGGCgcccttttggccaaattgcgCAACGAACAGGGCCGCGATCTCATCAGGTTTGTGAAGCAGTTTGCCGGCGACAcgccgctgctgctctgcGGCGATTTCAATGCCGAACCGGTGGAGCCCATCTATGCCACGATCTTGGGATGTGATCTCCTCCGCTTGGGCAGTGCCTATGCCGACGTGAAGCTAGAGCGCGAGGAGGTACTGCATCCCAGCGAGGATGTTGTTGAGTTCGTCTCGAAATCGATGAAACGAGAGCCACCCTACACCACCTGGAAGATTCGCGAAGAAGGCGAGGAGTGTCACACCATCGACTACGTTTTTTACACACCCGATCGCCTCAAG ATCAAAAACTGTCTAGACTTCCCGGTCGGAGAGCAAATTGGCAAGAACCGCACACCCAGCTTCCAGTATCCATCGGATCACTTTTCCCTGGTGTGCGACTTTGAGCTGTTGCCTCCGACGGAAAACGGAAAGGAaagcggaagcggaagtggGAGCGATGCTGAAAACGAAACGGAAGTGGAGGGCAGCAAGCATGGATCCATTCAATAG
- the LOC26534581 gene encoding nocturnin isoform X1 — protein MDQKCNTGLRENYGHRRQPALGKAMPVTALLLNLEANPLDYRRNDNEAEVLEEDDKPPQLFSVTDEPPSPNDEDFKPPNHQEDESKLAGDRHRDIPCSNCLQTAPDHLTDRQSAINEMCQRLCGPECRRPQGLTLDGVRQDFLRQYEIAEAVAKTSAMTSTVQMKQRLAARKLEFEKEMEMDEELGVASPSRIDINLSQSSSAAATGMGEFEFEPPRDLLLYLVRMGSFNSAPKINNVDSQDDGLVLPAGLSTSALLQHVQQLRGGDIEQPALLTRGFLKPLLRDEDIADGLRCLQLNSVSRVCSAPVEGDDIRLLQWNILSQTLGQHNDGFVRCPEEALTWEHRKYLIVQEILQNQPDVICLQEVDHFKFLQTVLGSQNYAGIFFPKPDSPCLYIEQNNGPDGCAIFYKRDKLQLQGYDTRILEVWRVQSNQVAIAARLRMRSSGREFCVATTHLKARHGALLAKLRNEQGRDLIRFVKQFAGDTPLLLCGDFNAEPVEPIYATILGCDLLRLGSAYADVKLEREEVLHPSEDVVEFVSKSMKREPPYTTWKIREEGEECHTIDYVFYTPDRLKIKNCLDFPVGEQIGKNRTPSFQYPSDHFSLVCDFELLPPTENGKESGSGSGSDAENETEVEGSKHGSIQ, from the exons ATGGATCAAAAGTGCAATACGGGACTACGAGAAAACTATGGCCATCGTCGTCAGCCCGCCTTGGGCAAGGCCATGCCAGTGACAGCTCTTTTGCTGAATTTGGAGGCCAATCCTTTGGATTACCGAAGAAACGACAATGAAGCCGAGGTACTGGAGGAGGATGACAAGCCACCGCAATTGTTCAGCGTAACGGATGAGCCACCCTCGCCCAACGACGAGGATTTCAAGCCACCCAATCACCAAGAGGACGAAAGTAAACTGGCTGGCGATCGGCACAGGGATATACCCTGCTCGAATTGCCTGCAAACGGCACCCGATCATCTGACCGATCGCCAGTCGGCCATCAATGAGATGTGCCAGCGCCTGTGTGGTCCCGAGTGCAGACGGCCCCAAGGTCTCACGTTGGATGGTGTGCGTCAGGATTTCCTCAGGCAGTACGAGATCGCGGAAGCTGTGGCCAAGACCTCGGCCATGACCTCCACCGTTCAGATGAAACAGCGGCTGGCGGCGCGAAAACTGGAATTCgaaaaggaaatggaaatggacgAAGAGCTGGGCGTGGCCAGCCCATCCCGTATCGATATCAATCTCAGCCAGAGTAGTTCCGCCGCTGCAACTGGCATGGGAGAGTTTGAGTTCGAGCCGCCTCGCGATTTGCTCTTGTATCTGGTGAG AATGGGCTCATTTAACTCGGCTCCAAAGATCAACAATGTGGACTCCCAGGACGATGGCCTGGTACTGCCCGCCGGTCTGAGCACCTCGGCTCTCCTCCAGCACGTCCAGCAATTGAGGGGCGGTGACATCGAGCAGCCAGCGCTGCTCACCCGCGGCTTCCTGAAACCGCTCCTGAGGGACGAGGATATCGCCGACGGACTGCGATGCCTGCAGTTGAACTCCGTATCGAGGG tttgcagtgcGCCAGTTGAGGGCGACGACATTCGATTGCTGCAGTGGAACATCCTATCACAAA CTCTCGGCCAGCACAACGATGGCTTTGTGCGCTGTCCCGAGGAGGCTCTCACCTGGGAGCACCGCAAGTACCTGATTGTCCAGGAGATCCTGCAGAACCAGCCCGATGTGATTTGTCTGCAA GAAGTAGACCACTTCAAGTTCCTGCAGACAGTGTTGGGTAGCCAGAATTACGCAGGCATATTCTTCCCGAAGCCGGATTCGCCATGTCTGTACATCGAGCAGAACAATGGACCCGATGGCTGTGCCATCTTCTATAAGAGGGACAAACTGCAGCTTCAGGGCTACGATACGAGGATCCTGGAGGTGTGGCGAGTGCAGAGCAACCAAGTGGCCATCGCGGCCCGGCTGCGAATGCGTTCCAGTGGTCGGGAATTCTGTgtggccaccacccacttgAAGGCCCGCCATGGCgcccttttggccaaattgcgCAACGAACAGGGCCGCGATCTCATCAGGTTTGTGAAGCAGTTTGCCGGCGACAcgccgctgctgctctgcGGCGATTTCAATGCCGAACCGGTGGAGCCCATCTATGCCACGATCTTGGGATGTGATCTCCTCCGCTTGGGCAGTGCCTATGCCGACGTGAAGCTAGAGCGCGAGGAGGTACTGCATCCCAGCGAGGATGTTGTTGAGTTCGTCTCGAAATCGATGAAACGAGAGCCACCCTACACCACCTGGAAGATTCGCGAAGAAGGCGAGGAGTGTCACACCATCGACTACGTTTTTTACACACCCGATCGCCTCAAG ATCAAAAACTGTCTAGACTTCCCGGTCGGAGAGCAAATTGGCAAGAACCGCACACCCAGCTTCCAGTATCCATCGGATCACTTTTCCCTGGTGTGCGACTTTGAGCTGTTGCCTCCGACGGAAAACGGAAAGGAaagcggaagcggaagtggGAGCGATGCTGAAAACGAAACGGAAGTGGAGGGCAGCAAGCATGGATCCATTCAATAG
- the LOC6536600 gene encoding succinate dehydrogenase cytochrome b560 subunit, mitochondrial: MYALSSSLIRSPALRQGLQMAAASRPVSMKVVSVAETQKDESFFEKNERLGRKLSPHLTIYQPQLTSMLSICHRGTGLALGVGVWGLGLGALISSHDISHYVTMVEGLQLSGATLTALKFIIAYPAGYHTANGIRHLLWDTGRFLKIKEVYSTGYAMVATSFVLSAILALL; encoded by the exons AT GTATGCACTCTCCAGCTCGTTGATCCGCTCGCCGGCGCTGCGCCAGGGCCTCCAGATGGCCGCTGCCAGCCGCCCGGTATCGATGAAGGTGGTCTCCGTGGCCGAAACCCAGAAGGACGAGTCGTTCTTTGAGAAGAACGAGCGTTTGGGCAGGAAGCTTTCGCCCCATTTGACCATCTACCAGCCCCAGCTGACCTCCATGCTCTCGATCTGCCATCGTGGCACAGGATTGGCATTGGGAGTGGGTGTCTGGGGCCTGGGACTGGGCGCTCTGATCTCCTCCCACGACATCAGCCACTATGTGACCATGGTGGAGGGCCTCCAGCTGAGTGGCGCCACTCTGACCGCCCTCAAGTTCATCATCGCCTATCCGGCTGGCTATCACACCGCCAATGGTATAAGGCATCTGCTCTGGGACACCGGACGGTTCCTGAAGATTAAGGAGGTGTACTCCACCGGTTACGCAATGGTCGCCACCTCTTTTGTGCTATCCGCTATCTTGGCCCTGCTCTAA